A region from the Natronomonas salsuginis genome encodes:
- a CDS encoding SDR family NAD(P)-dependent oxidoreductase, protein MSLSPDLSGRTALVTGSAKRVGRELLLRIANCGANVAVHYNESDAAAEATAAEARERGVDAVTVGADITDPDDVDSMFEAVESELGPVDVLINNVGDFDARHWTKIEWESWRNVVETTFYGTVLCSRRALPAMCESGWGRIVNVGFADSDRMHAHPVNFPYFVAKTGVLMFTRMAAADTQDDGVTVNAVSPFAVENTVSDVSSFPRGRAASFDDVAAPTLFFLSDAAEYVSGENVAIDGGRLPER, encoded by the coding sequence ATGTCCCTGTCACCGGACCTGAGCGGACGCACGGCGCTCGTGACCGGCAGCGCGAAACGCGTCGGTCGGGAACTACTGCTTCGGATCGCCAACTGTGGTGCGAACGTCGCGGTCCACTACAACGAGAGCGACGCTGCCGCGGAGGCCACCGCAGCGGAAGCGCGCGAGCGCGGCGTCGACGCCGTCACCGTCGGCGCCGACATCACTGACCCGGACGACGTCGACTCGATGTTCGAGGCCGTCGAGTCGGAACTGGGACCGGTCGACGTATTGATCAACAACGTCGGCGACTTCGACGCCCGACACTGGACGAAAATAGAGTGGGAGTCGTGGCGAAACGTCGTCGAAACGACGTTTTACGGGACGGTGCTTTGCTCGCGGCGTGCGCTCCCCGCCATGTGCGAGTCCGGGTGGGGCCGGATCGTCAACGTCGGCTTCGCCGACAGCGACCGGATGCACGCTCACCCGGTGAACTTCCCCTACTTCGTCGCGAAGACCGGCGTGTTGATGTTCACTCGGATGGCGGCCGCCGACACCCAAGACGACGGCGTCACGGTGAACGCCGTCTCGCCGTTCGCCGTCGAGAACACCGTCTCCGACGTGTCGTCGTTCCCGCGTGGGCGGGCGGCCAGCTTCGACGACGTCGCCGCGCCGACGCTGTTTTTCCTGAGCGACGCGGCCGAGTACGTAAGCGGCGAGAACGTCGCGATCGACGGGGGGCGCTTGCCCGAGCGCTGA